A part of Bacillus thuringiensis genomic DNA contains:
- a CDS encoding putative 2-aminoethylphosphonate ABC transporter substrate-binding protein, translating to MKKTIFKAVATGMVFSLLMGCGAKKEESAGAKVKDDKLSGSLTVYTAIEEELVPIYLDSFKQKYPDVKLNIVRDSTGVITAKLLAEGKNTQADVVWGTAASSLLALDKKDMLKGYSPKGADRVLPQFKDDKQPEKWVGNTAFMTGIAVNKEELKKKNLPMPESYEDLTKPEYKGTLVMPHPASSGTGFLTVSAWLQIMGEDKGWDYMKKLHDNMATYTHSGSKPAKLAGAGEYPVGVSMVYSALKEKQKGAPVEVVLPKEGLGWEVEANALIKKDNAKNEKLAQAFLDWAITDDVMKLYFEKNGFATIKNDYKLPDGFPKDVTEKLYKKNDFKWAAENRDKILEKWEKEFGQKAEPKK from the coding sequence GTGAAAAAAACAATCTTTAAAGCTGTAGCAACTGGAATGGTATTTTCGTTATTAATGGGGTGTGGGGCAAAGAAAGAAGAAAGCGCTGGGGCAAAAGTGAAAGATGATAAACTATCTGGATCATTGACAGTTTACACAGCGATCGAAGAAGAACTTGTACCAATTTATCTTGATTCTTTTAAACAGAAGTATCCAGATGTAAAACTGAACATTGTTCGTGATTCAACTGGGGTTATTACAGCGAAATTGCTAGCTGAAGGAAAAAATACACAAGCAGATGTTGTATGGGGAACAGCTGCATCTAGTCTATTAGCTTTAGATAAAAAAGATATGTTAAAAGGATACTCTCCAAAAGGAGCAGATCGTGTTCTTCCGCAATTTAAAGATGATAAGCAACCAGAAAAATGGGTAGGAAACACTGCATTTATGACAGGGATTGCTGTAAATAAAGAAGAATTAAAGAAGAAAAATTTACCGATGCCAGAATCATATGAAGACTTAACGAAACCAGAATATAAAGGAACGCTTGTTATGCCACATCCAGCTTCTTCTGGAACAGGATTTTTAACAGTTTCTGCATGGTTACAAATTATGGGTGAAGATAAAGGCTGGGATTACATGAAGAAACTTCATGATAATATGGCAACTTATACTCACTCAGGATCAAAACCAGCGAAATTAGCAGGCGCGGGTGAATATCCAGTTGGCGTATCGATGGTTTATAGTGCTTTGAAAGAGAAACAAAAAGGTGCACCAGTTGAAGTTGTATTGCCGAAAGAAGGATTAGGATGGGAAGTAGAAGCGAACGCACTTATTAAAAAAGATAATGCGAAAAATGAAAAATTAGCGCAAGCATTTTTAGATTGGGCAATTACTGATGATGTAATGAAGTTATACTTTGAGAAAAATGGATTTGCGACAATTAAAAATGATTATAAACTTCCAGATGGATTCCCGAAAGATGTAACAGAAAAGTTATACAAAAAGAATGACTTTAAATGGGCAGCAGAAAATCGCGACAAAATTTTAGAAAAATGGGAAAAAGAGTTTGGCCAAAAAGCAGAACCGAAAAAGTAA
- a CDS encoding putative 2-aminoethylphosphonate ABC transporter ATP-binding protein: protein MSEYLSIQHIQKQFDAFTALKDISFTVKKNEFVCLLGPSGCGKTTLLRILAGLEEATTGSIAVNGKDITALPPGKRNFGMVFQSYALFPNLTALENIEYGLKTKKYGKAEVKEKALEALELVDLLNVKDKYPAQMSGGQQQRVALARALALSPDILLLDEPLSALDAKVREKLRREMRDLQEKVGVTTIMVTHDQEEALTMADKIVVMNHAEIMQIGTPEEIYQRPANPFVADFIGSINFFSKNNEEHAIRPEHVTIVQNDGIKTVVESMEFRGSVYRTEVRVVEEKTHLYNEKIVVDILASEVEKTAIRKGKPIQISFSENHMLSYGKKVIV, encoded by the coding sequence ATGAGCGAATATTTATCAATTCAACACATTCAAAAACAGTTTGATGCATTTACAGCGTTAAAAGATATTTCTTTTACTGTGAAAAAAAATGAGTTTGTATGTTTATTAGGCCCAAGTGGTTGTGGGAAAACGACATTGCTTCGAATTTTAGCAGGGTTAGAAGAGGCAACAACAGGTAGTATAGCTGTGAATGGAAAAGATATTACAGCATTACCTCCTGGAAAGAGGAACTTCGGAATGGTGTTTCAATCGTATGCATTATTTCCGAATTTAACAGCACTTGAAAATATTGAATACGGCTTAAAGACAAAAAAATATGGAAAAGCAGAAGTAAAAGAGAAAGCGCTAGAGGCGTTAGAACTAGTTGATTTACTGAATGTAAAAGATAAATATCCTGCTCAAATGTCTGGTGGACAACAGCAGCGAGTGGCACTTGCACGTGCGCTCGCTCTGTCTCCGGATATTTTGTTACTGGATGAGCCGTTATCTGCTTTAGATGCAAAAGTACGTGAAAAGTTACGTAGAGAAATGCGTGATTTGCAAGAAAAAGTAGGAGTAACAACTATTATGGTCACGCATGATCAAGAAGAGGCATTAACGATGGCTGATAAAATTGTTGTAATGAATCATGCGGAAATTATGCAGATTGGAACACCAGAGGAGATTTATCAAAGACCAGCCAATCCGTTTGTGGCAGATTTTATAGGTTCTATTAATTTCTTTTCGAAAAATAATGAAGAACATGCAATTCGTCCTGAACATGTAACAATTGTACAAAACGATGGTATTAAAACAGTTGTGGAAAGTATGGAATTTCGCGGATCTGTATATCGGACAGAAGTGCGAGTCGTAGAAGAAAAAACACATCTTTATAATGAGAAAATTGTAGTAGATATATTGGCATCAGAAGTAGAAAAAACAGCTATTAGAAAAGGAAAGCCGATTCAAATCTCTTTCTCAGAAAATCATATGTTGTCATATGGAAAGAAGGTCATTGTATAG
- a CDS encoding putative 2-aminoethylphosphonate ABC transporter permease subunit, whose protein sequence is MEMLENFKVESTKKKIKRRIGKEEWIQRLLIICMLLAFLIMLVLPLLQLFTQAFYDKDGAFIGVANFSKYFTTPTLVQSLQNTIWISGATTIIAVTLAFAYAYAIARTNLFGKRVFQYVALLPLFAPTMMHGIALTYLFGNQGLVTKGMFGLFEGIQIPLYGPVGIVMAEVMYTFPQAFLILLIAFQGSDYRLYEASNMLGASKTKQFFTVTLPSVKYGLISAMFVVFTLSFTDFGAPKIVGGQYNVLATDVYKQVIGQQNMPMGATVGMILLIPAIFAFAVDRITQRKQANLLSSKSVPYRIITNKKRDVISFVYCSVVTLMIILLFVAVGIAASVKVWPYNMSFTFEHFNFSSLTGDGLEAFKNSVIVSAITAVIGAVLTFMFAYAIEKIDQLQFFRKAGYFFSIVPLAIPGLVLGLGYVFFFSQPTIQIFGLSVTNPFHSLYGTIVVLVLVNIIHFYSVTFVTATTALKKLDREFELVSQSMGVPFYKTFFRVTVPMCLPAILEMVMYYFVNSMVTVSAVVFLYAADFKLAAVSIVNMDDAGNVAPAAAMSVLIVVTNIVVRVVYEWGTKALRNRTSQWQKR, encoded by the coding sequence ATGGAGATGTTAGAAAATTTCAAGGTAGAAAGTACGAAAAAAAAGATTAAGAGACGTATTGGTAAAGAAGAGTGGATACAAAGACTATTAATTATTTGTATGCTTCTTGCTTTTTTGATCATGCTTGTATTACCCCTATTACAATTGTTTACACAAGCTTTTTACGATAAAGATGGAGCTTTCATTGGTGTTGCGAATTTCAGTAAATATTTCACAACACCAACGTTAGTTCAATCATTGCAAAATACGATATGGATTTCGGGCGCGACAACAATTATTGCAGTGACACTCGCTTTCGCTTACGCCTATGCGATTGCTCGTACGAATTTGTTTGGGAAGCGTGTATTTCAATATGTTGCGTTGTTACCACTATTCGCACCAACGATGATGCACGGTATCGCACTGACATATTTATTTGGTAATCAGGGGTTAGTAACGAAAGGAATGTTTGGTTTGTTTGAAGGTATACAAATCCCTTTATATGGACCAGTAGGAATTGTAATGGCTGAAGTCATGTATACATTTCCGCAAGCATTTCTTATATTATTAATTGCTTTTCAAGGCTCTGATTATCGTTTATATGAAGCTTCTAATATGTTAGGGGCGAGTAAAACAAAGCAATTTTTCACTGTTACTTTACCTAGTGTAAAGTACGGATTAATTAGTGCGATGTTCGTTGTGTTTACACTTAGTTTCACTGATTTTGGGGCACCAAAAATTGTTGGCGGGCAATATAATGTACTTGCTACTGACGTATATAAGCAAGTAATTGGGCAGCAAAATATGCCGATGGGTGCAACTGTCGGAATGATTTTATTAATCCCAGCTATATTTGCATTTGCAGTTGATCGCATTACGCAAAGAAAGCAGGCGAATCTCTTATCTTCCAAATCAGTACCTTATAGAATAATAACTAATAAGAAACGAGATGTTATTTCATTTGTATATTGTAGCGTAGTAACGCTTATGATTATTCTATTATTTGTGGCAGTTGGTATTGCTGCAAGTGTGAAAGTATGGCCATATAATATGAGCTTTACATTTGAGCATTTTAATTTTTCCAGTTTAACAGGAGATGGACTTGAAGCATTTAAAAATAGCGTAATTGTCTCAGCAATTACAGCGGTTATTGGAGCGGTTTTAACATTTATGTTCGCCTATGCGATTGAGAAAATAGATCAGCTGCAATTTTTCCGAAAAGCAGGTTACTTTTTCTCTATCGTCCCGTTAGCGATACCAGGTTTAGTACTTGGGTTAGGCTATGTCTTTTTCTTTAGTCAACCAACCATACAAATTTTTGGACTTTCAGTAACGAATCCGTTTCATTCTCTATACGGAACAATTGTTGTGCTAGTACTAGTCAATATCATTCATTTTTATTCTGTAACATTTGTTACGGCAACGACAGCTTTAAAGAAATTAGATCGAGAGTTTGAACTTGTTTCACAGTCGATGGGGGTTCCGTTTTATAAAACATTCTTTAGAGTGACGGTACCGATGTGTTTACCAGCCATTTTAGAAATGGTAATGTACTACTTCGTAAATTCAATGGTAACTGTCTCGGCAGTTGTATTCCTATATGCAGCTGATTTTAAACTAGCTGCCGTATCAATTGTAAATATGGATGATGCAGGAAATGTAGCACCAGCAGCTGCAATGAGTGTACTTATTGTTGTTACAAATATTGTAGTAAGAGTTGTATATGAATGGGGAACGAAAGCACTTCGTAACCGAACTTCACAATGGCAAAAAAGATAA
- the phnX gene encoding phosphonoacetaldehyde hydrolase — protein MKIEAVIFDWAGTTVDYGCFAPLEVFMEIFHKRGVEITAEEARKPMGLLKIDHVRALTEMPRITSEWNRVFGQLPTEADIQEMYAEFEEILFAILPRYASPIHGVKEVIASLRERGIKIGSTTGYTREMMDIVAKEAALQGYKPDFLVTPDDVTAGRPYPWMCYKNAMELGVYPMNHMIKVGDTVSDMKEGRNAGMWTVGVILGSSELGLTEEEVENMDPAELREKIEVVRNRFVENGAHFTIETMQGLESVMEHIEKQELIIS, from the coding sequence ATGAAAATAGAAGCAGTTATTTTTGATTGGGCAGGTACGACAGTTGATTATGGATGTTTTGCACCACTTGAAGTATTTATGGAGATTTTCCATAAACGCGGTGTTGAAATTACTGCAGAAGAAGCTCGTAAGCCAATGGGGTTATTGAAAATTGATCATGTTAGGGCACTAACAGAGATGCCTCGTATTACGAGTGAGTGGAATCGTGTTTTCGGACAATTACCAACTGAAGCAGACATTCAGGAGATGTATGCGGAATTTGAAGAAATTCTCTTTGCTATTTTACCGCGCTATGCGTCGCCGATTCATGGAGTAAAAGAAGTGATTGCTTCTTTACGTGAAAGAGGAATTAAAATTGGTTCAACGACTGGCTATACGAGAGAAATGATGGATATTGTAGCAAAAGAAGCAGCGCTACAAGGGTATAAACCTGATTTTCTTGTCACGCCAGATGATGTTACAGCGGGTCGTCCGTATCCGTGGATGTGTTATAAAAATGCGATGGAACTTGGTGTCTATCCTATGAATCATATGATAAAAGTTGGGGACACGGTATCAGATATGAAAGAGGGAAGAAATGCTGGTATGTGGACAGTTGGTGTAATTCTTGGCAGTAGCGAGCTCGGTTTAACTGAGGAGGAAGTGGAGAATATGGATCCAGCAGAACTTCGTGAAAAAATAGAAGTAGTTCGCAATCGTTTCGTTGAAAATGGGGCGCACTTTACGATAGAAACGATGCAGGGACTCGAAAGCGTAATGGAGCATATCGAGAAACAAGAACTTATTATTTCATAA
- the phnW gene encoding 2-aminoethylphosphonate--pyruvate transaminase yields MTENHYLLLTPGPLTTTKTVKEVMLYDWCTWDAEYNKMVQEVRSKLVSLATKEEEKYTTVLMQGSGTFSVEAVIGSVIPKNGKLLVCTNGAYGKRIVQMAEMLHIDVVVSQTEEWEPTNIAEVEKILQQDKEITHIAVVHCETTTGIINPIVDVCKLGKQYGKVTLVDAMSSFGGIEIDIAELQIDFLISSANKCIQGVPGFGFVIAKRDELLKCKGQARSLSLDLYDQWETMENQNGKWRFTSPTHVVHAFYQALLELEKEGGVKARYNRYYNNQKLLVNRMREIGFKPLVDEKYQSPIITSFIYPEEWFDFGQLYNELKCDGFVIYPGKISKVDTFRIGNIGDVHEADINRLVDSIAKGVVIG; encoded by the coding sequence ATGACTGAAAATCATTACTTATTATTAACACCAGGACCATTAACGACAACAAAAACGGTAAAAGAAGTTATGTTATACGATTGGTGTACGTGGGATGCTGAATATAACAAAATGGTACAAGAGGTAAGATCTAAACTTGTATCGTTAGCGACGAAAGAAGAAGAGAAATATACGACTGTTCTCATGCAAGGAAGCGGTACGTTTTCAGTTGAAGCAGTAATTGGTTCTGTTATTCCTAAAAATGGAAAGTTGCTTGTTTGTACAAATGGTGCGTACGGTAAGCGCATTGTACAAATGGCAGAGATGTTACATATAGATGTGGTGGTTAGTCAAACAGAAGAATGGGAGCCTACTAATATTGCAGAAGTAGAAAAGATATTGCAACAAGATAAAGAGATTACGCATATTGCAGTTGTTCATTGTGAAACAACTACAGGTATTATCAATCCAATTGTAGATGTATGTAAATTAGGGAAGCAATATGGAAAAGTAACACTAGTTGATGCAATGAGTAGTTTTGGTGGTATTGAAATAGATATCGCTGAGTTGCAAATTGACTTTTTGATTAGTAGTGCGAATAAATGTATTCAAGGGGTTCCTGGATTCGGCTTTGTTATTGCAAAGCGCGATGAATTGTTGAAATGTAAAGGGCAGGCACGTTCATTATCATTAGATTTATACGATCAGTGGGAAACGATGGAAAATCAAAATGGGAAATGGCGTTTTACGTCACCTACACATGTTGTACACGCTTTTTATCAAGCACTACTTGAATTAGAAAAAGAGGGCGGAGTAAAAGCGCGTTACAATCGATATTATAACAATCAAAAACTATTAGTGAATAGAATGAGAGAAATCGGATTTAAGCCACTAGTAGATGAAAAATATCAATCGCCTATTATTACATCCTTCATTTATCCAGAAGAGTGGTTTGATTTTGGACAGTTATACAATGAATTAAAGTGTGATGGATTTGTTATTTATCCAGGTAAAATTTCAAAAGTAGATACATTCCGCATTGGAAATATCGGTGATGTACATGAGGCAGATATTAATCGCTTAGTTGATAGTATTGCTAAAGGAGTTGTTATAGGTTGA
- a CDS encoding saccharopine dehydrogenase family protein has protein sequence MKVFCLGGAGKICREAILDLVQFSSFETITVADFNEEEGLRVVEWLNDPRVDFVKVDVTNHEDTVAKMKGYDIVMDGTTIKLNGLSTRCIAEAGCHGVNLNGFGEENDSHSIFVQNGKTCLPGFGMTPGVTQMMAMHAANQLDTVESVRVSHGSYRPIAFSASITETTTYEYDPHLPSRTVYEDGEFKQVPPFARPREIELPAPYGKGTQYIIPHSETITLAKALKNKGVKLIETRGTWPKQNMQLVRALYDYGILRNDQVEINGEEIGIMDCISKYLLQSKEGQETEIYGYALHVEVIGMKNNEKQRHVLYHTHPLSDGSVVGWEKLRAYTRNVGIPFGIATDLIANGNVNKVGVVTPEEAFVNPQIIFDELVKRGIHIHEEVFTEKESYNFV, from the coding sequence TTGAAAGTATTTTGCTTAGGTGGAGCAGGTAAAATTTGTCGTGAAGCAATTTTAGATTTAGTGCAATTTTCATCTTTTGAGACGATTACAGTAGCTGATTTTAATGAAGAAGAGGGCCTGAGAGTAGTAGAATGGCTCAACGATCCTCGCGTTGATTTTGTGAAAGTAGATGTAACGAATCATGAGGATACGGTTGCAAAAATGAAGGGCTATGACATTGTAATGGATGGCACGACGATAAAGCTAAATGGTTTGTCAACTCGATGTATTGCAGAAGCAGGTTGTCATGGTGTGAATTTGAATGGATTTGGTGAAGAAAATGATTCGCATTCTATATTTGTTCAAAACGGAAAAACATGTTTACCTGGTTTTGGTATGACGCCAGGTGTAACGCAAATGATGGCAATGCATGCAGCAAATCAGCTAGATACTGTAGAATCAGTTCGTGTCAGTCACGGTTCGTATCGTCCGATTGCTTTTTCTGCATCAATTACAGAAACAACGACATATGAATATGATCCACATTTACCATCGCGTACAGTGTATGAAGATGGTGAGTTTAAGCAAGTACCTCCGTTTGCGCGTCCGAGAGAAATTGAATTACCGGCGCCTTATGGTAAGGGAACGCAGTATATAATCCCGCATTCTGAAACGATTACGTTAGCAAAGGCACTGAAAAATAAAGGCGTCAAACTGATAGAGACGAGAGGGACTTGGCCAAAGCAAAATATGCAGCTCGTACGTGCTTTATATGATTATGGTATATTGCGTAATGATCAAGTTGAAATAAATGGGGAAGAAATCGGCATTATGGATTGTATTTCGAAGTATTTATTGCAATCGAAAGAGGGACAAGAAACAGAAATTTACGGTTATGCACTTCATGTAGAAGTAATAGGTATGAAAAATAATGAGAAACAAAGGCACGTATTATATCATACACACCCGTTATCTGATGGATCTGTTGTAGGATGGGAAAAATTAAGAGCTTATACGAGAAACGTAGGTATTCCATTTGGGATTGCTACAGATTTAATCGCAAATGGAAATGTAAATAAAGTTGGAGTTGTGACACCTGAGGAAGCTTTTGTAAATCCACAAATTATTTTTGATGAACTAGTAAAGCGTGGTATTCATATTCATGAAGAAGTTTTTACTGAAAAAGAAAGTTATAACTTTGTATAA
- a CDS encoding DeoR/GlpR family DNA-binding transcription regulator, with translation MSVVGEERKRTILEKVEFKGKVKVSELAREFAVSTETIRRYLEELDREKKLKKVYGGAVQLPGAGIEAPMLEREMLHIEEKKRIGYKAATFVEDGDVIAIDDGSTPLQMVPYLVHRKNLTIVTNSFPVATQLISSINKKMFHGEVLFIGGKISPKHSRVSGSISQQVIQQFHFHKAFVSIDGLLPGFGVSSFELEKAKLSEAMVKLAEKTYILCDHTKVGVKGNYRIAAFSRIQHVICDKKMPYSFEEEVKKHSIQWTIC, from the coding sequence ATGTCTGTAGTAGGTGAAGAAAGAAAGCGAACCATTCTTGAGAAGGTAGAGTTTAAAGGGAAAGTAAAAGTTTCAGAATTAGCGAGAGAGTTTGCTGTATCAACAGAGACGATTCGCCGTTATTTAGAAGAATTGGATCGTGAAAAGAAGTTGAAGAAAGTGTATGGTGGAGCCGTCCAACTTCCGGGAGCTGGAATAGAGGCACCAATGTTAGAACGAGAGATGCTGCATATAGAAGAGAAGAAGAGAATTGGGTATAAAGCAGCAACGTTTGTGGAAGATGGAGATGTGATTGCGATTGATGATGGAAGTACACCACTTCAAATGGTGCCATATCTTGTTCATCGTAAAAATTTAACGATTGTAACAAATTCATTTCCAGTAGCTACACAATTAATTTCTTCTATTAATAAAAAGATGTTTCATGGTGAAGTTTTATTTATTGGTGGAAAAATATCTCCAAAGCATTCACGTGTGTCAGGGTCTATTTCGCAGCAAGTAATCCAACAATTTCATTTTCATAAAGCATTCGTATCGATTGATGGATTGTTACCTGGTTTTGGGGTTTCTAGTTTTGAATTAGAAAAGGCAAAACTGTCAGAAGCGATGGTGAAATTAGCAGAGAAAACATATATTTTATGTGATCATACAAAAGTAGGGGTAAAAGGAAATTACCGAATCGCAGCGTTTTCGCGTATTCAACATGTCATTTGTGATAAGAAAATGCCCTATAGTTTTGAAGAGGAAGTCAAAAAGCATAGTATTCAATGGACAATTTGCTAA
- a CDS encoding NEAT domain-containing leucine-rich repeat protein, giving the protein MKKNYMKALVVATTLAIPFAAYSTPALAAIKIEANQSVAAASDRTYDTEIKIYKDQKDEPSMVSQYIKDPKVAIAAGKKIVTVTMQDSDYFQYLRIEDRNQPGVFHDVKVLSEDKRKNGTKVVQFEIGEFEKKHNMQMHILIPAIGYDHKYQVQFEIKDPTVGDKETEKPDDNSNSGNTETDNPVDNQNMITDNKLRELVNKKVFNRKDLNTPITKEELLQVKDLFLNTNEILDYSALKYMPNLKSLTVANAKITDPSFFANLKQLNHLALRGNEFSDVTPLVKMDNLESLDLSNNKITNVAPLVEMKNVKSLYLSGNQIEDVTALSKMEQLDYLNLANNQIKNIAPLSVLKNVTYLTLAGNQIEDIKPLYSLPLKDLVLTRNKVKDLSGIDQMNQLTKLFIGKNQIEDVTPLAKMNQLTELDLPNNELKDITPLSKLVNLQKLDLEANYISDLSPVSNLNKLVYLSFVANEIRDVRPVIELSKKAYINVQNQKVFLEDTEVNKEVKVPIYEKDGEVSTKIRLKSDAGTYSNGVVKWSTPGEKVYEFGVKDPFADTGIFFTGSVIQNVVESKEDNTSKEGNTSKEDEKVEVVEFKDVPKGHWSEEAIHYLAKENIFKGYGNGQFGFGDRITRGQVASLVQRYLKLENKVEQKERFTDTKGHMFEQDIATVAQAGIMQGDGTGEFRPDGVLTRYEMSVVLHKVFQLKEDRNNKVNFKDVPTGHWAEGYVKTLADNNISKGDGKGNFLGDDFVTREQYAQFLYNAITK; this is encoded by the coding sequence TTGAAAAAAAATTATATGAAGGCGTTAGTAGTAGCAACAACATTAGCAATTCCATTTGCTGCGTATTCTACTCCAGCATTAGCAGCAATAAAAATTGAAGCAAACCAATCGGTAGCAGCAGCGAGTGATCGCACGTATGATACTGAGATTAAAATATATAAGGATCAAAAAGATGAGCCATCTATGGTTTCTCAATATATAAAAGATCCTAAAGTAGCGATTGCAGCTGGGAAAAAAATTGTTACTGTAACAATGCAAGATAGCGATTATTTTCAATATCTTAGAATAGAAGATAGAAACCAGCCTGGTGTATTTCATGATGTAAAAGTTTTGTCAGAAGATAAGAGAAAAAATGGGACGAAAGTAGTTCAATTTGAAATTGGTGAATTTGAGAAGAAGCATAATATGCAAATGCATATACTTATTCCAGCTATTGGATACGATCACAAATATCAAGTGCAATTTGAAATAAAAGATCCAACTGTAGGCGACAAAGAAACAGAGAAACCAGATGATAACTCTAATTCAGGCAATACGGAAACGGATAATCCAGTTGATAATCAAAATATGATAACAGATAACAAATTAAGAGAACTTGTTAATAAAAAAGTATTTAATAGAAAAGATTTAAATACACCAATTACGAAAGAAGAGTTATTACAAGTAAAGGACTTGTTTTTAAATACGAATGAGATTCTTGATTATAGTGCATTAAAATATATGCCAAATTTAAAATCTTTAACAGTTGCGAATGCGAAAATAACAGACCCGTCGTTCTTTGCGAACTTAAAGCAATTAAATCATTTAGCTTTGCGTGGTAATGAATTTTCAGATGTAACGCCACTTGTTAAGATGGATAATTTAGAATCTCTTGATTTAAGTAATAATAAAATTACAAATGTTGCACCATTAGTTGAAATGAAAAATGTAAAAAGTTTATATCTATCAGGAAACCAAATAGAAGATGTAACAGCATTATCGAAAATGGAACAACTAGATTACTTGAATTTAGCAAATAATCAAATTAAGAATATTGCTCCATTAAGCGTGTTGAAAAATGTAACATACTTAACTTTAGCAGGTAATCAAATTGAAGATATTAAACCGTTATATTCATTACCTTTAAAGGACTTAGTATTAACACGTAATAAAGTTAAAGATTTATCGGGTATTGATCAAATGAATCAATTAACTAAATTATTTATCGGGAAAAATCAAATTGAAGATGTGACACCACTTGCTAAAATGAATCAGCTTACAGAATTAGATTTACCTAATAATGAGTTAAAGGATATTACTCCATTATCTAAGCTAGTAAACTTACAAAAGCTTGATTTAGAAGCAAATTATATTTCAGACTTATCGCCAGTTAGTAATTTGAATAAGTTAGTATATTTAAGTTTTGTTGCAAATGAAATCCGCGATGTTAGACCAGTAATAGAACTAAGTAAGAAGGCCTATATTAATGTTCAAAACCAAAAAGTCTTTTTAGAGGATACAGAAGTAAATAAAGAAGTAAAAGTGCCTATATACGAAAAAGACGGTGAGGTATCTACAAAAATCCGTCTGAAGAGTGATGCTGGTACGTATAGTAATGGTGTAGTGAAATGGAGTACACCAGGTGAGAAAGTATACGAATTTGGAGTGAAAGATCCATTTGCAGATACAGGAATCTTCTTTACAGGATCTGTAATTCAAAATGTAGTAGAAAGTAAAGAAGACAACACTTCTAAAGAAGGCAATACTTCTAAAGAAGATGAAAAAGTAGAAGTAGTAGAATTTAAAGATGTACCAAAAGGACATTGGTCAGAAGAAGCAATTCATTATTTAGCGAAAGAAAATATTTTCAAGGGATATGGAAATGGACAATTCGGATTTGGGGATCGTATTACTCGAGGACAAGTTGCGTCTTTAGTACAAAGGTACTTGAAATTAGAAAATAAAGTAGAGCAGAAAGAGAGATTTACAGATACGAAAGGGCATATGTTTGAGCAAGATATTGCTACAGTTGCGCAAGCTGGAATTATGCAAGGTGATGGTACTGGGGAGTTTCGTCCAGATGGAGTATTAACTCGATACGAAATGTCTGTAGTATTACATAAAGTATTTCAGTTAAAAGAAGATAGAAATAATAAAGTGAACTTTAAAGATGTACCAACTGGTCATTGGGCAGAAGGTTATGTGAAAACGTTAGCGGATAATAATATATCAAAAGGTGATGGAAAAGGAAACTTTTTAGGTGATGATTTCGTAACACGTGAACAATATGCACAGTTTTTATATAACGCAATAACGAAATAA
- a CDS encoding class II aldolase/adducin family protein — MLFFLKKWNELKDVKSELALRDWFYGTKISLSLCTSKEPLTFLVNVEGRDKGLFSEEDFIVVNCMCEPVFENEGKPAAESFMHADIYKKSSAECILQVQTVDSHLISELYGEEGEVTFDKRSVERVFGKEGITEMTIPIVEDEKKFADLLENNVPNFIEGGGVVLVHNYGMIVWGKTPEEAKKWLEGIEYLMNYHVKLLMIKGAKSSVI; from the coding sequence ATGTTATTTTTTCTAAAGAAATGGAATGAATTAAAAGATGTGAAATCTGAATTGGCACTTCGTGATTGGTTTTATGGTACAAAAATTAGTTTATCACTCTGTACGTCAAAAGAGCCGTTAACTTTTTTAGTAAACGTTGAGGGAAGAGATAAAGGTTTATTTTCAGAAGAAGATTTTATTGTTGTAAATTGTATGTGTGAGCCAGTATTTGAAAACGAAGGAAAACCAGCTGCGGAATCATTTATGCACGCGGATATTTATAAAAAAAGTAGTGCAGAATGTATTTTACAAGTACAGACTGTAGATAGTCACTTAATTTCGGAGTTATATGGAGAAGAAGGAGAAGTAACATTCGATAAACGTAGTGTGGAACGTGTTTTTGGAAAAGAAGGTATAACAGAAATGACAATTCCCATTGTAGAAGATGAGAAAAAATTCGCTGATTTATTAGAAAACAATGTGCCGAATTTTATTGAAGGTGGAGGAGTAGTTCTTGTTCATAATTATGGCATGATTGTGTGGGGGAAAACTCCAGAAGAAGCGAAAAAATGGCTAGAGGGTATAGAGTATTTAATGAATTACCATGTGAAGTTGTTAATGATAAAAGGTGCAAAGAGCTCTGTTATATAA